One Tunturibacter gelidoferens genomic region harbors:
- the hpnH gene encoding adenosyl-hopene transferase HpnH, with amino-acid sequence MAVPVSQAWTVATYVLKQKMMGRKKYPLVLMLEPLFRCNLACAGCGKIQYPAHILKAELSPEECFKAVEECGTPMVAIPGGEPLLHPQMPEIVAGLVARKKYVYMCTNALLLKEKLHLFKPSKYLSFSVHVDGQREHHDFSVCREGGYDIAMEGVRVAVEAGFRVTTNTTLFDGADPNSVRAHFDELMVAGVESMMVSPGYTYDKAPDQKHFLGRARSKKLFRSILSNRKKTWRFNASPIFMEFLMGKKDLTCTPWGMPTFSIFGWQKPCYLLQDGYADSFKELMETVEWSNYGTESGNPQCANCMVHSGYEASGVNYTFSSLKGLLQTAKGIFFSKYEDEGAMKLLNEWKPASYGPLVQIGAPVTNSASELQEVSGD; translated from the coding sequence ATGGCAGTGCCAGTCTCGCAAGCCTGGACGGTTGCAACTTACGTTTTGAAGCAGAAGATGATGGGCCGGAAGAAGTATCCGCTCGTGCTGATGCTGGAACCGTTGTTTCGCTGCAATCTGGCCTGCGCCGGATGCGGAAAGATTCAGTATCCCGCACACATTCTGAAGGCAGAGCTCTCGCCAGAGGAATGCTTCAAGGCGGTTGAGGAGTGCGGGACGCCGATGGTCGCGATTCCGGGTGGGGAACCGCTGCTGCACCCTCAGATGCCGGAGATCGTTGCGGGCCTGGTCGCGCGGAAGAAGTACGTTTATATGTGCACCAATGCTCTGCTGTTGAAGGAAAAATTGCACCTGTTCAAACCGAGCAAGTATCTTTCGTTCTCGGTTCACGTGGATGGTCAGCGCGAGCATCACGACTTTTCTGTCTGCCGCGAGGGTGGATACGACATTGCGATGGAGGGTGTGCGGGTTGCGGTTGAGGCCGGCTTCCGCGTGACGACGAACACTACTTTGTTTGATGGAGCCGATCCCAACAGCGTTCGCGCGCACTTCGATGAGTTGATGGTGGCCGGGGTGGAGAGCATGATGGTCTCGCCGGGATATACCTACGACAAAGCTCCTGATCAGAAACACTTTCTTGGACGCGCGCGCTCGAAGAAGTTGTTTCGGTCGATCCTCTCGAATCGTAAAAAGACATGGCGCTTCAATGCTTCGCCCATCTTCATGGAATTCCTGATGGGCAAGAAGGATCTGACCTGCACGCCGTGGGGGATGCCGACGTTCAGTATCTTCGGCTGGCAGAAGCCTTGCTACCTGCTGCAGGATGGCTATGCGGATAGCTTCAAGGAGTTGATGGAGACGGTGGAGTGGTCGAACTACGGGACCGAGAGCGGGAATCCGCAGTGCGCGAACTGCATGGTGCACTCTGGCTATGAGGCCAGCGGTGTGAATTACACCTTCAGCTCGTTGAAGGGGCTGCTGCAGACTGCGAAGGGAATCTTCTTCAGCAAGTATGAAGACGAAGGTGCGATGAAGCTGTTGAATGAGTGGAAGCCTGCGAGCTATGGACCGCTGGTACAGATCGGTGCGCCTGTAACCAATAGCGCGTCTGAACTTCAAGAGGTTTCAGGAGACTAA